The following proteins come from a genomic window of Sulfurovum xiamenensis:
- the serB gene encoding phosphoserine phosphatase SerB produces the protein MSKLAVFDFDSTLMDGETIDFLAAPLGLEEQVAAITERAMAGELDFYKSLRARVALLEGLEEEKVNEICSDLPMMPGAQEVVTGLKERGYTVVCFSGGFRNATKPACERLGVNADFSNFLHAENGVLTGQVGGEMMYSNAKGDMIIRMQGLLGVGREDTLVVGDGANDLSMFAHADTRVAFCAKPVLKEAATHCVDEKDLTQILQIVDSI, from the coding sequence ATGAGTAAATTAGCCGTATTTGACTTTGATTCAACATTGATGGATGGCGAGACCATTGATTTTCTTGCAGCCCCACTTGGACTTGAAGAGCAGGTTGCAGCGATAACCGAGCGTGCAATGGCAGGCGAGTTGGATTTCTACAAGTCCCTTAGAGCAAGGGTAGCCCTGCTTGAAGGCCTGGAAGAGGAGAAGGTCAACGAGATCTGCAGCGATCTCCCAATGATGCCCGGTGCGCAAGAAGTAGTCACAGGGCTCAAAGAGAGAGGGTATACAGTGGTCTGTTTCTCAGGCGGTTTTAGAAATGCCACAAAACCAGCTTGTGAGAGACTGGGGGTGAATGCAGACTTCTCAAATTTCTTACATGCTGAAAATGGTGTATTGACCGGACAGGTAGGCGGAGAGATGATGTACAGTAATGCCAAGGGTGATATGATCATCCGTATGCAGGGACTGCTTGGTGTAGGTCGTGAAGATACACTGGTCGTAGGCGACGGAGCCAATGACCTCAGTATGTTCGCCCATGCAGATACACGTGTGGCATTTTGTGCAAAACCTGTACTGAAAGAGGCGGCTACGCATTGTGTAGATGAGAAAGACCTCACACAGATACTTCAGATAGTAGACTCGATCTAA
- a CDS encoding methylenetetrahydrofolate reductase translates to MFEKFCDILCNDKKFITVEINPPHGASIDGIIADIKKHDLQNKVTGFSCTDNPLAKLKMSGVLSAIKVQQTFGKPVIATMSMRDKNKLSLQSTLLGANDFDLRCILALTGDPAKYSDQPEVKGVLERDSTLLLSIIYHLNKGVDYSNKPLNPAPKPIYPFAVSNATAKDMNSLKKRMIKKLNYGARAIITQPVYTLENAKELLALFEEAKALSIRDTAKEAQLVLGQFPIVRAKTANFIDDKVPGISVPKDIIDEMNLAAMDGEEREQEVGFALSKRIFDEMMTIHGKVHLMTHNRFDLCSQLIG, encoded by the coding sequence ATGTTTGAAAAATTTTGCGACATTCTTTGTAACGATAAAAAATTCATCACAGTAGAGATAAACCCTCCTCACGGTGCATCCATAGATGGCATCATTGCTGACATTAAAAAACACGATCTACAGAACAAAGTCACAGGTTTTTCATGTACAGACAACCCTTTGGCAAAACTCAAGATGTCAGGGGTTCTCTCTGCCATCAAAGTACAGCAGACATTCGGAAAGCCTGTCATCGCCACAATGAGTATGAGAGACAAGAACAAACTCTCTCTGCAATCCACCCTGCTTGGAGCAAATGACTTTGATTTGCGCTGCATCCTTGCATTAACAGGTGACCCGGCAAAGTATTCAGACCAACCGGAGGTTAAAGGTGTGCTCGAACGTGATTCAACCCTGCTTCTCAGTATCATCTACCACCTCAACAAAGGGGTCGACTACAGTAATAAGCCGTTAAATCCTGCACCTAAACCTATCTATCCGTTTGCTGTGAGCAATGCCACTGCAAAAGATATGAACAGCCTGAAAAAACGTATGATCAAGAAACTCAATTACGGTGCACGTGCCATCATCACCCAGCCGGTATATACCCTGGAAAATGCCAAAGAACTCTTAGCGCTTTTTGAAGAAGCCAAAGCGCTGAGCATACGCGATACAGCAAAAGAAGCCCAGCTTGTCTTAGGTCAGTTCCCTATCGTAAGGGCTAAAACGGCCAATTTTATTGATGATAAAGTCCCTGGTATCTCTGTACCTAAAGACATTATAGACGAAATGAACCTCGCAGCAATGGACGGAGAAGAGAGAGAACAGGAAGTAGGATTTGCCCTTTCAAAACGTATCTTTGATGAAATGATGACTATCCACGGAAAAGTGCATTTAATGACACACAATCGTTTTGATCTGTGTAGTCAACTCATAGGTTGA
- a CDS encoding undecaprenyl-diphosphate phosphatase, giving the protein MDIFQAIIIGIIEGFTEFLPISSTGHMIVASKFLGVSQDALTKAYEVIIQFAAIMAVMLIYKEKITFKKVALWQKLFVAFLPLAIVGFIFKDQIKTLFTVEVVAWMFIIGGLIFLLLEYFYKEKEWHISDVEAVTYKQALWVGIAQIFSLIPGTSRAGATIVGGLLVGMDRKASAEFSFLLAIPVMAAVTGYDFLKHYQDFADANWGAFIAGFIIAFIVAYLTIKLFLAFIQRFTFVAFGIYRIVFGVILLIYI; this is encoded by the coding sequence TTGGATATTTTTCAAGCGATAATCATAGGTATTATCGAAGGGTTTACAGAGTTTCTTCCCATTTCATCGACAGGGCATATGATAGTTGCCAGTAAGTTCTTGGGTGTTTCCCAGGATGCACTGACAAAAGCGTATGAGGTCATCATCCAATTTGCTGCGATCATGGCGGTCATGCTTATCTACAAAGAAAAGATCACTTTCAAGAAAGTGGCACTTTGGCAAAAACTCTTTGTTGCTTTTTTACCTTTGGCCATCGTAGGCTTTATCTTCAAAGATCAGATCAAAACACTATTTACTGTTGAGGTTGTGGCATGGATGTTCATCATCGGTGGTCTGATCTTTCTTTTGCTTGAATATTTTTACAAAGAAAAAGAGTGGCATATCTCTGACGTGGAAGCGGTCACTTATAAACAGGCTCTATGGGTCGGTATTGCCCAGATATTTTCACTCATTCCCGGTACAAGTAGAGCAGGGGCCACCATTGTGGGTGGGTTATTGGTAGGTATGGACAGAAAAGCATCTGCAGAGTTCTCTTTCTTACTTGCGATTCCTGTCATGGCAGCAGTGACGGGGTATGACTTTCTGAAACACTATCAGGATTTTGCAGATGCCAACTGGGGAGCATTTATTGCAGGATTCATTATAGCATTTATCGTAGCCTATCTCACGATCAAACTTTTTTTAGCATTTATTCAGCGTTTTACATTTGTCGCGTTTGGTATCTATAGGATAGTGTTTGGAGTGATTTTATTGATATACATTTAA
- a CDS encoding ABC transporter ATP-binding protein, which produces MQNNSCSIKGIVRQLFDHKKDVFLGNVLALLSTLLVVIIPLFIPILVDELLLGQDHGFITWISEHLFTSDTKGYVLFVLALIIFLRVSSVLLSIMQSRIFTIISKNITYKMRESLLKHLKYVSLKEYETMRVGAVTSKLVTDVETIDGFVSSTISKFIIASFVLLFSAAVLLWIHWQLALFILITNPIVVFFTAKLARNIGKLKKEENKAVELFQSALNETLELFHQIRAANKEAYFFDKSEVKARELKEHAIAYGYKSEAAMKYSYLVFLSGYEVFRAVSILAVAYSDLSVGLMLAIFSYLWVMVTPTQDIINFQYALSTARAACARINSIYTMEQEPQREEAHDPFASQHAIDIEVKDLSFAYQKNKKILTNINMNIKKGSKIAIVGASGSGKTTLSNILVGFYPFDEGEVVYGGVSNKSLKLSTIRENIHLILQHPKLFNDTMLFNLTLGKTYSADAVQKALEIAQLTNVIERLDLGLDTLVGKDGIKLSGGQRQRVAIARMILSDPKVVIFDESTSALDVHTEMKLFDALHDFLSQKTVITIAHRLSTIKSAEFIYVLEDGEVVDSGTPKALLAKDESYFSSMV; this is translated from the coding sequence ATGCAAAATAACAGTTGTAGTATCAAAGGCATTGTACGACAACTGTTCGACCATAAAAAAGATGTCTTTTTAGGCAATGTGCTTGCACTGCTCTCGACACTGCTTGTTGTTATCATTCCACTCTTTATCCCTATACTTGTCGATGAGCTTTTACTGGGACAGGACCATGGATTCATCACTTGGATATCTGAACACCTCTTTACTTCGGACACCAAAGGGTATGTACTCTTTGTGTTAGCCCTTATCATCTTTCTTCGCGTCTCCAGCGTACTTCTAAGCATTATGCAAAGCAGAATATTTACGATCATATCAAAAAATATTACGTATAAAATGAGAGAGTCTTTACTGAAACATCTTAAATATGTTTCACTCAAAGAGTATGAGACGATGCGTGTCGGAGCGGTGACTTCCAAACTGGTCACGGATGTAGAGACGATAGACGGTTTTGTCAGCAGTACGATCTCTAAGTTCATCATCGCTTCTTTTGTGTTGCTTTTTTCTGCAGCGGTCCTCCTGTGGATCCATTGGCAGCTTGCCCTGTTCATTTTGATCACCAATCCCATCGTGGTCTTCTTTACTGCCAAACTGGCACGAAATATCGGTAAACTTAAAAAAGAGGAAAACAAAGCGGTGGAACTCTTTCAGTCTGCATTGAATGAAACGTTGGAGCTCTTTCATCAGATACGTGCAGCAAATAAAGAAGCCTACTTCTTTGATAAGAGTGAAGTGAAGGCCAGGGAACTCAAAGAGCATGCGATCGCATACGGGTATAAAAGTGAAGCAGCGATGAAGTATTCTTACCTGGTATTTTTGAGTGGCTATGAGGTTTTCAGGGCAGTGAGTATCCTAGCGGTAGCATACTCTGATCTCTCCGTGGGATTGATGCTCGCTATTTTTTCATATCTCTGGGTGATGGTAACACCCACACAGGATATTATTAATTTTCAGTATGCACTCTCTACCGCCAGGGCAGCCTGTGCACGTATAAACAGCATCTATACGATGGAGCAGGAGCCACAAAGAGAAGAAGCGCACGATCCTTTTGCTTCTCAACATGCGATTGATATAGAGGTAAAGGATCTTTCATTCGCCTACCAGAAAAACAAAAAAATATTAACTAATATCAATATGAATATTAAGAAAGGGTCAAAGATTGCTATCGTCGGTGCGAGCGGCTCGGGAAAGACAACACTCTCTAACATACTTGTCGGTTTCTATCCTTTTGATGAAGGCGAGGTTGTGTATGGAGGTGTATCGAACAAATCACTGAAACTTTCCACTATTAGAGAAAATATTCATCTCATCTTGCAACATCCTAAACTCTTTAATGATACAATGTTGTTCAATCTAACGCTAGGCAAAACGTACAGTGCGGATGCAGTACAAAAAGCACTCGAGATCGCACAGCTTACGAATGTTATAGAGCGTTTAGATCTGGGACTTGATACGCTGGTCGGAAAAGACGGTATCAAGCTTAGTGGAGGACAGCGTCAGAGAGTAGCGATAGCAAGGATGATCTTATCTGATCCAAAAGTGGTGATCTTTGATGAATCAACCTCGGCTTTGGATGTGCATACAGAAATGAAACTGTTTGATGCACTGCATGACTTTTTGTCTCAAAAGACAGTGATCACTATTGCACACAGACTCAGTACGATAAAAAGTGCAGAGTTCATTTATGTGTTGGAAGATGGTGAAGTGGTTGATAGTGGTACACCAAAGGCACTCTTGGCAAAAGATGAGAGTTATTTTTCCAGCATGGTTTAA
- a CDS encoding DEAD/DEAH box helicase translates to MKFNEFDFHADLAKGVKIAGFKEPSPIQEMAIPIIANGSDMVGQAHTGTGKTAAFGLPMMDKLAKGEIERALVITPTRELATQVADELYHLGRFAGIRTLTVYGGVGYGRQIALIHKGVQIVVATPGRLKDLYRKGKIDVLNPEIVVLDEADEMLDMGFLDEIKEIFEYIPQNRQTLLFSATMPEPIKELANNILYQPEYISVVGDEETTNNIIDQRYYVIHEHQRDEAIVKLLETEKTNKCIIFCRMKREVDRLTEHLQALGFNANGLHGDLEQMDREVVIKAYRRGETKIMVATDVAARGLDVKDVTHVFNYHIPFDPQSYVHRIGRTGRAGRSGQAITLVTTEEFKELQRIQKEVGAEMRLATIQGGLGLDDASCEYLAEQIRNIQVHDDAATLLEYMGDMDKELLLTKLISRIIEEEQQNIGTQIGFDQNTVDQMIQGYVEEQKVTRNKNRRKKRR, encoded by the coding sequence ATGAAATTTAATGAATTTGATTTTCATGCTGATCTGGCAAAAGGTGTGAAAATAGCAGGCTTTAAAGAGCCTAGTCCTATCCAGGAGATGGCTATTCCTATCATTGCTAATGGGAGTGATATGGTAGGTCAAGCCCATACAGGTACGGGAAAGACAGCAGCATTTGGTCTTCCTATGATGGATAAACTTGCCAAAGGTGAGATAGAAAGAGCATTGGTCATCACACCTACAAGAGAGTTGGCAACACAGGTAGCGGATGAACTCTATCATTTGGGACGTTTTGCAGGTATTAGAACATTGACAGTCTATGGTGGTGTAGGGTATGGACGTCAGATAGCACTGATACATAAAGGTGTACAGATCGTCGTAGCAACACCAGGAAGATTGAAAGATCTTTATAGAAAAGGGAAGATCGATGTGTTGAACCCTGAGATCGTTGTACTGGATGAAGCAGATGAAATGCTTGATATGGGTTTTCTTGATGAGATCAAAGAGATCTTTGAATATATTCCTCAGAACAGACAAACACTGCTCTTCTCTGCAACGATGCCTGAACCGATCAAAGAGTTGGCGAATAATATTTTGTATCAACCAGAGTATATCTCTGTTGTAGGTGATGAAGAGACGACAAACAACATCATTGATCAACGCTATTATGTGATCCATGAACACCAAAGAGATGAAGCGATCGTCAAACTCCTTGAAACAGAAAAGACCAATAAATGTATCATCTTCTGTCGTATGAAAAGAGAAGTAGACAGGTTGACCGAACATTTACAGGCATTGGGATTTAATGCCAATGGTTTACACGGTGACTTGGAACAGATGGACAGGGAAGTGGTCATTAAAGCCTATAGAAGGGGTGAAACCAAGATCATGGTGGCTACAGATGTCGCCGCACGTGGCTTGGATGTCAAAGATGTCACACATGTCTTTAATTATCATATTCCTTTTGACCCGCAAAGTTATGTACACCGAATCGGTCGTACAGGACGTGCAGGAAGAAGTGGTCAAGCTATCACTTTGGTGACAACCGAAGAGTTCAAAGAGCTTCAACGTATCCAAAAAGAAGTAGGTGCAGAGATGCGTTTAGCTACGATTCAAGGTGGCTTAGGACTGGATGATGCAAGCTGTGAATATTTGGCTGAACAGATCAGAAATATCCAGGTACATGACGATGCAGCAACATTATTGGAGTACATGGGTGATATGGACAAAGAGCTGCTTCTGACAAAACTCATTTCACGTATCATAGAAGAAGAACAGCAAAACATAGGAACACAGATAGGTTTTGATCAAAATACTGTAGATCAGATGATTCAAGGATATGTAGAGGAACAAAAAGTTACGCGTAATAAGAATCGTAGAAAAAAGAGAAGATAA